Proteins from one Impatiens glandulifera chromosome 2, dImpGla2.1, whole genome shotgun sequence genomic window:
- the LOC124926116 gene encoding carbon catabolite repressor protein 4 homolog 4 isoform X1 — protein MLNCSSLLFSCRSLSRRICVQKMSTTVEPLCPKFVPVEHSKISNTTEGLKFRLVSYNVLAQAYAKSEQFPHSPSPCRKWKTRSMAILSLLKSLGTDFLCLQEVDEYNSFYKANLESNGYASIYVQRSGKKPDGCGIFYKKTSAELIIEEKIEFNDLVDSVQNGASSQNDEVPNENKVAQQSKKGLLEQNTSGDRGDPNDPRVRLKRDCVGIMAAFRFNKSIIIVANTHIYWDPEWADVKLAQAKYLVFRLYKFKERISNEFNCAPPVIVAGDFNSTPGDKVYEFMTEGSLLFDDQSTIPLSSAYAVTMGEPQFTNYTPGFTGTLDYIFFSASAFIRPIGYLQIPESESPDIEGGLPNYHHPSDHLPIGAEFELIND, from the exons ATGCTCAACTGTTCTTCTCTCTTGTTTTCCTGCCGCTCCTTATCTCGAAG GATTTGTGTCCAGAAAATGAGCACCACTGTGGAGCCACTATGTCCCAAATTTGTTCCAGTTGAACATAGTAAAATTAGCAATACTACTGAAG GCCTAAAATTCCGTCTTGTATCATACAACGTTTTGGCTCAG GCTTATGCAAAGAGCGAGCAGTTTCCACACTCACCATCACCCTGTCGCAA GTGGAAAACTCGTTCCATGGCAATTTTATCTCTTCTAAAGAGCCTTGGGACAGACTTCCTTTGCTTACAG GAAGTGGACGAGTATAATAGCTTCTATAAAGCAAATTTGGAATCTAATGGTTATGCAAGTATCTATGTCCAGAGAAGTGGGAAGAAGCCTGATGGCTGTggcatattttataagaaaactag TGCAGAACTAATCATTGAAGAGAAAATAGAATTTAATGACCTTGTTGATTCAGTTCAGAATGGTGCAAGTTCACAAAATGATGAAGTACCCAATGAAAATAAAGTTGCCCAACAGAGTAAAAAAG GCCTACTGGAGCAGAACACCAGTGGGGATCGTGGAGATCCGAACGATCCTCGTGTAAGATTGAAACGTGATTGTGTTGGAATTATGGCTGCCTTTAGGTTTAACAAAAGTATTATTATTGTTGCAAATACACACATATACTG GGATCCAGAATGGGCTGATGTGAAGCTTGCACAGGCTAAATATCTTGTTTTTAGGTTATATAAATTCAAGGAACGAATATCAAATGAATTCAATTGTGCGCCTCCAGTTATTGTTGCTGGTGACTTCAATTCCACTCCTGGAGATAAG GTTTATGAATTCATGACAGAAGGCAGTTTGTTATTTGACGATCAATCAACAATTCCTCTATCCAGTGCTTATGCAGTCACAATGGGAGAACCACAATTCACTAACTATACTCCTGGTTTTACGGGGACACTGGACTATATATTTTTCTCCGCATCTGCATTTATTAGACCAATCGGTTATCTTCAAATTCCTGAATCCGAATCTCCAGATATAGAAGGTGGATTGCCTAACTATCATCACCCGAGCGATCATTTACCCATTGGCGCCGAATTTGAACTCATCAATGATTAA
- the LOC124926116 gene encoding carbon catabolite repressor protein 4 homolog 4 isoform X2 — protein MSTTVEPLCPKFVPVEHSKISNTTEGLKFRLVSYNVLAQAYAKSEQFPHSPSPCRKWKTRSMAILSLLKSLGTDFLCLQEVDEYNSFYKANLESNGYASIYVQRSGKKPDGCGIFYKKTSAELIIEEKIEFNDLVDSVQNGASSQNDEVPNENKVAQQSKKGLLEQNTSGDRGDPNDPRVRLKRDCVGIMAAFRFNKSIIIVANTHIYWDPEWADVKLAQAKYLVFRLYKFKERISNEFNCAPPVIVAGDFNSTPGDKVYEFMTEGSLLFDDQSTIPLSSAYAVTMGEPQFTNYTPGFTGTLDYIFFSASAFIRPIGYLQIPESESPDIEGGLPNYHHPSDHLPIGAEFELIND, from the exons ATGAGCACCACTGTGGAGCCACTATGTCCCAAATTTGTTCCAGTTGAACATAGTAAAATTAGCAATACTACTGAAG GCCTAAAATTCCGTCTTGTATCATACAACGTTTTGGCTCAG GCTTATGCAAAGAGCGAGCAGTTTCCACACTCACCATCACCCTGTCGCAA GTGGAAAACTCGTTCCATGGCAATTTTATCTCTTCTAAAGAGCCTTGGGACAGACTTCCTTTGCTTACAG GAAGTGGACGAGTATAATAGCTTCTATAAAGCAAATTTGGAATCTAATGGTTATGCAAGTATCTATGTCCAGAGAAGTGGGAAGAAGCCTGATGGCTGTggcatattttataagaaaactag TGCAGAACTAATCATTGAAGAGAAAATAGAATTTAATGACCTTGTTGATTCAGTTCAGAATGGTGCAAGTTCACAAAATGATGAAGTACCCAATGAAAATAAAGTTGCCCAACAGAGTAAAAAAG GCCTACTGGAGCAGAACACCAGTGGGGATCGTGGAGATCCGAACGATCCTCGTGTAAGATTGAAACGTGATTGTGTTGGAATTATGGCTGCCTTTAGGTTTAACAAAAGTATTATTATTGTTGCAAATACACACATATACTG GGATCCAGAATGGGCTGATGTGAAGCTTGCACAGGCTAAATATCTTGTTTTTAGGTTATATAAATTCAAGGAACGAATATCAAATGAATTCAATTGTGCGCCTCCAGTTATTGTTGCTGGTGACTTCAATTCCACTCCTGGAGATAAG GTTTATGAATTCATGACAGAAGGCAGTTTGTTATTTGACGATCAATCAACAATTCCTCTATCCAGTGCTTATGCAGTCACAATGGGAGAACCACAATTCACTAACTATACTCCTGGTTTTACGGGGACACTGGACTATATATTTTTCTCCGCATCTGCATTTATTAGACCAATCGGTTATCTTCAAATTCCTGAATCCGAATCTCCAGATATAGAAGGTGGATTGCCTAACTATCATCACCCGAGCGATCATTTACCCATTGGCGCCGAATTTGAACTCATCAATGATTAA
- the LOC124923943 gene encoding protein LPA3 gives MALSFPSAMLLPNSREFDCRNFIGRNSGIKFRNVGFATQSSSNNSGTSVEFDVSFPNDYTELLEQAKKAAEFAFKDSLQLMEIEFPTAGLQSVPGDGEGGIEMTGSMELIREFCDLLITPEKSTRTRIFFPEANEVTFARKSVFEGASFKLDYLTKPSLFEDFGFGSKVKMADRVKPNDKIFIVGYPYFNVNEMLVVEELYKEAVANTDRKMIIFNGELDRIRSGYYPPFFYPKLAALTKTLFPKMETVYYIHNFKGFRGGTLFRCYPGQWKVLRRNTKGKYVCLHQQETMPSLKEVALDILPSS, from the exons ATGGCGTTATCCTTCCCATCTGCAATGCTTCTTCCCAACTCAAGG GAATTTGATTGTAGAAACTTCATTGGAAGGAATTCAGGAATTAAATTTAGGAATGTTGGATTTGCAACTCAATCTTCTTCTAACAATTCCGGTACTTCAGTTGAATTTGATGTGTCATTTCCCAATGACTATACTGAACTTCTTGAACAA GCAAAGAAAGCAGCTGAATTTGCTTTTAAAGATAGTTTACAGTTAATG GAGATTGAATTTCCTACTGCTGGTCTTCAATCTGTACCAg GTGATGGGGAAGGTGGTATAGAAATGACTGGAAGTATGGAATTGATAAGAGAATTTTGTGACCTCCTTATAACCCCAGAAAAGTCTACTAGAACACGAATT TTTTTTCCAGAAGCAAATGAAGTCACATTTGCAAGAAAATCTGTTTTCGAAGGGGCTTCGTTTAAACTGGATTACTTAACAAAACCTTCCTTATTTGAAGACTTTGGTTTTGGATCGAAAGTGAAAATGGCTGATCGGGTGAAGCCTAATGACAAGATATTCATAGTTGGTTATccatattttaatgttaatg AAATGCTTGTAGTTGAAGAGCTTTACAAAGAAGCAGTCGCCAACACTGACCGAAAAATGATTATATTCAATGGAGAACTTGACAGAATCAGATCTGGAT ATTATCCTCCGTTCTTCTATCCTAAGCTAGCCGCACTTACAAAAACGCTCTTCCCAAAGATGGAGACAGTCTActacattcataattttaagGGATTCAGAGGAGGAACCCTTTtcag ATGTTATCCTGGTCAATGGAAGGTATTGAGGAGGAACACGAAAGGAAAGTACGTTTGTTTGCATCAGCAAGAGACGATGCCATCCCTTAAAGAAGTTGCATTGGACATTCTTCCATCTTCTTAG
- the LOC124923942 gene encoding protein ENHANCED DISEASE RESISTANCE 2-like gives MSKVVYEGWMVRHGRKKIGRSFIHMRFFVLETRLLAYYKRKPQDNVVPIKTLLIDGNCRVEDRGLKTHLGHRVYVLSIYNKKDKHYRITMAAFNVTEAHTWKEKIESVIDQHQGSQAGSGGKFVSFEYTETENGRKSSSSDHESQFSAPEDEDNSNHGRLLRRTTIGNGPPDSILDWTVEVDSDLNQNSNNQAFSRKQWRLLQCQNGLRIFEELLEVDFLPKSYSRAMKAVGVVEASCEEIFELVMSMDTTRFEWDCSFQYGNLVEDVDGHTAILHHKLLLDWFPMFVWPRDLCYVRYWRRNDDGSYVVLIRSREHENCPKEPGFVRAHIESGGFNISPLKPRNGRPRTQVQHLMQIDLKGWGVGYIPSFQQHCLLQMLNSVAGLREWFSQTDKRTAPPRIPVMVNMASTSVSLNKNQNLSQSSVHIRNSSLDQTQISNKNGPMNDEYSDDEDDLQVFEEQEEFADSFQCEEQKTEVEPSDQIDFSCFSGNLQRNDNENARNCWRISNGNNFRVRSINFFYDKSKVSAGKHVLDIVAVDWFKDTKRMDHVARRSGCAAQIASEKGYFTIVINFQVPGSTHYSMVFYFVTKKLVPGSLLQRFVDGDDDFRNSRLKLIPSVPKGSWIVRQSVGSTPCLLGKAIDSNYIRGPTYLEIDVDIGSSTVANGVLGLVTGVITTLVVDMAFLVQANTNEELPERLIGAVRMSHIELSSAIVPKLEPEPSSTHSNT, from the exons atgtcaaAGGTGGTTTATGAAGGTTGGATGGTCCGACATGGTCGGAAGAAGATTGGGAGATCTTTTATTCATATGAGATTCTTCGTTCTCGAGACTCGTCTTCTCGCTTACTACAAGAGGAAGCCTCAGGATAATGTG GTTCCAATAAAGACTCTTCTTATAGATGGGAATTGTAGGGTTGAAGATAGAGGATTGAAGACACATCTTGGACAT AGGGTTTATGTATTATCCATCTACAACAAGAAAGACAAACATTATCGAATAACG ATGGCAGCATTCAACGTAACGGAAGCACATacatggaaagagaagattgAATCTGTTATTGACCAG CATCAGGGTTCGCAGGCTGGTAGTGGGGGAAAGTTTGTTTCTTTTGAATATACTGAAACAGAAAATGGTAGGAAATCTTCTTCATCAGATCATGAAAGTCA ATTTAGTGCCCCTGAAGATGAAGATAACTCCAATCATGGTCGTTTATTGCGGAGAACAACAATAGGAAATG GTCCTCCTGATTCAATTCTGGACTGGACTGTAGAAGTTGACTCTGATTTAAATCAGAATTCCAACAACCAAGCATTCTCTAGAAAACAGTGGCGCCTACTTCAGTGTCAAAATG GGCTTCGCATTTTTGAAGAGCTCCTTGAAGTTGATTTTCTT CCAAAAAGCTATAGCAGAGCAATGAAAGCTGTAGGGGTGGTGGAGGCTTCTTGTGAAGAGATATTTGAGCTTGTGATGAGTATGGACACAACACGATTTGA ATGGGACTGCAGTTTCCAGTATGGTAACTTAGTAGAAGATGTAGACGGGCACACAGCAATCCTCCACCACAAATTATTGCTCGATTGGTTCCCAAT GTTTGTGTGGCCCCGTGACCTTTGTTATGTGCGGTATTGGCGCCGAAATGATGATGGAAGTTATG TTGTCTTAATTCGTTCAAGGGAGCATGAAAACTGTCCGAAAGAACCTGGATTTGTACGAGCGCACATTGAGA GTGGGGGTTTCAATATTTCCCCTCTAAAACCTCGAAATGGGAGACCTAGAACTCAGGTGCAACACCTTATGCAGATTGATCTCAAAGGATGGGGAGTAGGATATATTCCTTCATTTCAACAACATTGTCTCCTTCAGATGCTAAATAGTGTCGCAG GACTTCGAGAATGGTTTTCCCAAACAGACAAAAGGACTGCTCCTCCAAGAATCCCTGTAATGGTCAACATGGCTTCTACTTCTGTATCGCTAAACAAGAATCAAAATCTTTCACAATCCTCTGTCCACATTCGTAATTCTTCTCTAGATCAAACTCAGATTTCCAACAAAAATGGCCCAATGAATGATGAAtattcggatgatgaagatgatcTTCAAGTGTTTGAAGAACAAGAG GAATTTGCTGACAGCTTTCAGTGCGAAGAACAAAAAACAG AAGTAGAACCCTCTGATCAAATTGATTTCTCCTGTTTCTCGGGCAATCTACAACGTAATGACAATGAAAATGCTCGTAACTGCTGGCGGATATCGAATGGGAACAATTTTAGAGTTCGTAgcattaatttcttttatgacAAATCAAAG GTCTCTGCCGGAAAGCATGTATTGGATATTGTTGCTGTTGATTGGTTTAAGGACACAAAACGTATGGATCATGTTGCAAGACGATCTGGTTGTGCAGCCCAG ATTGCCTCAGAAAAAGGGTATTTCACCATAGTTATCAATTTTCAA GTACCTGGTTCGACACACTACAGTATGGTTTTCTACTTTGTGACAAAGAAACTAGTACCTGGATCTCTTTTGCAACGGTTTGTTGATGGTGATGATGATTTTCGTAATAGCAGACTAAAGCTGATTCCATCAGTTCCTAAG GGCTCATGGATCGTGCGCCAAAGTGTTGGGAGCACTCCTTGCTTACTTGGAAAAGCAATTGACTCCAATTATATACGTGGTCCGACATATCTGGAA ATTGATGTGGATATTGGCTCTTCTACCGTCGCTAATGGTGTCCTCGGGCTCGTAACAGGGGTTATCACGACGCTAGTGGTTGACATGGCTTTTCTTGTACAG GCAAATACTAACGAGGAGCTGCCGGAGCGGTTGATAGGTGCTGTTCGAATGTCTCACATAGAACTGTCGTCTGCCATTGTTCCAAAGCTTGAGCCCGAACCGTCATCCACCCATAGCAATACTTGA